In Oryza sativa Japonica Group chromosome 1, ASM3414082v1, the genomic stretch ttttattttatttattttagagaaagggtattttttttacacggCCTCTACATCTAACCGGATATATGCAACCTTTATAAATTAGaaacttagccctcaaataacctAATATAAAGTTCGCTCATATGAAAATTTAAACTCAAAACCTTAGGATACTACTCAgatcactgcaaccactagacATGTCCTTTTACGCTTATTTTCTACAATAACAACTATACGCGAGAGCTACATTTTTGTCTTCGTTTTAATCACGTCAACCAGCATTTTGGCTTTTCCATCAACACAAATTATTCGGCGATGTTAAATCACTGTCATTGGACACAAGCGGATCGAGCCGAGTACACTCGTTCAGACATGGAGCTCTCGTCGCTTGCTGCTCTGTTGCACTCACCCCTCCTCCTTGCCGTGCTCCTGCTCGTCTTCTCATGGCTGATCGTCTCGTCGACCAAGAAGAGGCCTCCTCCGCCctgcggcgatggcggccggcggctgccgctgccaccgtcgccgccgggtgTCCCGCTACTCGGGCACCTCCCGCTTCTTGGCACCTTGCCGCACCGGAAGCTCCGGTCGATGGCCGAGGCGCACGGCCCGGTGATGCTGCTGCGGCTCGGCCGCGTGCCCGCCGTcgtggcgtcgtcggcggccgcggctGAGGAGGTGATGAGGACCCGGGACCTGGCGTTCGCGAGCCGGCCCAGGGTGCGCATGTCGGAGCGGCTCTTCTACGGCCGCGACATGGCGTTCGCGCCCTACGGCGAGTTCTGGCGCCAGGCGCGCCGCGTCACCGTGCTCCACCTCCTCAGCCCGCGCCGCGTCCTCTCCTTCCGCGGCGTCCGGGAGCAGGAGGTCGCCGCGCTGCTGGACCGCGTCCggcgccgctgcggcggcggcggcgagaccgTGAACCTGAGCGACCTGCTCATGTCCTACGCCCACGGCGTCATCTCCCGGGCGGCGttcggccacggcggcgcgcacgggttcgacggcgacgagggGGGAGAGAAGCTGAGGAAGCTGTTCGCCGACTTCGAGGGGCTTCTCGGGACGATGACGGTGGGGGAGTTCGTGCCATGGCTGGCGTGGGTGGACAAGCTGACGGGCCTTGACGCCAAGGTGGCGCgcacgtcggcggcgatggacggcTTGCTGGAGCGTGTCATCGCGGACcaccgcgagcggcggcgcagccgcggccaggcggtcggcgacgg encodes the following:
- the LOC4327182 gene encoding cytochrome P450 71A1; translation: MLNHCHWTQADRAEYTRSDMELSSLAALLHSPLLLAVLLLVFSWLIVSSTKKRPPPPCGDGGRRLPLPPSPPGVPLLGHLPLLGTLPHRKLRSMAEAHGPVMLLRLGRVPAVVASSAAAAEEVMRTRDLAFASRPRVRMSERLFYGRDMAFAPYGEFWRQARRVTVLHLLSPRRVLSFRGVREQEVAALLDRVRRRCGGGGETVNLSDLLMSYAHGVISRAAFGHGGAHGFDGDEGGEKLRKLFADFEGLLGTMTVGEFVPWLAWVDKLTGLDAKVARTSAAMDGLLERVIADHRERRRSRGQAVGDGEADADHRDFVDVMLDVSEAEEGAGAGAGGVLFDTVAIKAVILDMMAAGTDSSFTTTEWVMAELINHPRVMRKLQDEIRAVVGTSSASAAAAATGGGQVTEDHLGELPFLRAVIKEMLRLHAPGPLLLPRETVEDTELLGYRIPARTRVIINVWAIGRDAAAWGDSAEEFVPERWLDGGGGGGVEYAQQLGKDSRFVPFGAGRRGCPGAGFAALSVELALANLLYHFDWELPPPAASGIMATTRLDMDELFGLSVRLKADLNLVAKPWSPGAS